The following are encoded together in the Bacillales bacterium genome:
- a CDS encoding iron-siderophore ABC transporter substrate-binding protein: protein MFAVLLGLFILGACGSGAEQSSGENTKSSEEKGQSSGSYTVKHAMGSTTIEGTPERVVILTNEGTEALLAMGVQPVGAVKSWLGNPWYDHIAEQMKGVKVVGTESNVNLEAIAELHPDLIIGNKLRQEKIYDKLSAIAPTVFSETLKGNWKINFELYAKALNKQEKGEQVMNAFDERIQSIRDRLGDKIDMEVSLVRFLASDIRIYHKDSFAGVILEQIGFNRPPNQDKDDFALKNVTKEMIPKMDGDILFYYTYAPNGDKAPKVEEEWTSSQLWQNLDAVKAGKAYKVSDAIWNTAGGVIAANRMLDDIEKFFHL from the coding sequence ATGTTTGCAGTCCTGCTCGGACTGTTCATCCTCGGCGCTTGTGGTTCCGGCGCGGAACAATCGAGCGGCGAAAACACGAAATCATCCGAAGAAAAAGGACAGTCTTCGGGTTCTTATACGGTCAAACACGCGATGGGATCAACAACGATTGAGGGGACTCCGGAACGAGTCGTCATCTTGACGAATGAAGGCACTGAAGCGCTGCTCGCGATGGGCGTCCAACCGGTCGGTGCTGTGAAATCGTGGCTCGGAAACCCGTGGTACGATCATATCGCCGAACAAATGAAAGGTGTCAAAGTCGTCGGTACTGAATCGAACGTCAACCTTGAAGCAATTGCCGAACTGCATCCCGACCTCATCATCGGGAACAAGCTTCGCCAAGAGAAAATTTATGACAAATTGAGCGCGATCGCACCGACCGTCTTCTCCGAAACGTTGAAAGGGAACTGGAAAATCAACTTCGAACTGTACGCGAAAGCGTTGAACAAACAAGAAAAAGGCGAGCAAGTCATGAACGCCTTCGATGAGCGCATCCAGTCGATTCGTGACCGGTTGGGCGATAAAATTGACATGGAAGTGTCGCTCGTCAGATTCCTAGCTTCCGACATTCGCATATACCATAAAGATTCGTTCGCGGGTGTCATTTTGGAACAAATCGGATTCAATCGTCCTCCGAACCAGGACAAAGACGATTTCGCCTTGAAAAACGTTACGAAAGAAATGATTCCGAAAATGGACGGCGACATTCTTTTCTACTATACTTACGCGCCGAACGGCGATAAAGCACCGAAAGTCGAAGAAGAATGGACCTCAAGCCAGCTTTGGCAAAACCTCGACGCCGTCAAAGCCGGCAAAGCTTACAAAGTGAGCGACGCAATTTGGAACACCGCCGGGGGCGTCATCGCCGCTAATCGCATGCTGGATGACATCGAAAAATTCTTTCATCTTTAA
- the copZ gene encoding copper chaperone CopZ, with product MKEIKLKVDGMSCEHCKKAVNGALAELDGVQAVEVSVKRGEAEVSYDETKVTLEQMKDAIEDQGYDVK from the coding sequence ATGAAGGAAATTAAGCTGAAAGTGGATGGGATGTCGTGTGAACATTGTAAGAAAGCGGTCAACGGAGCCCTTGCAGAACTCGACGGCGTGCAAGCCGTTGAAGTTTCCGTTAAGCGAGGCGAAGCTGAAGTCAGTTATGACGAAACCAAGGTAACGCTCGAGCAAATGAAAGACGCGATCGAAGACCAAGGCTACGATGTAAAATAA
- a CDS encoding heavy metal translocating P-type ATPase — MAMEKKLSLHVTGMTCAACSARIEKRLNKIDGVNANVNLALERADIEYDATRIQPAQMTEAIEKLGYGVETEKAEFDIRGMTCAACSARIEKGLSRMEGVNAANVNLAAETGVVHYYPGTVSVQDMIDKVKKLGYEAVERDGDRGEDRKAAEIREKRNRLILSALLSLPLVVGMLAHFGVPVPEIFTNMWMQFVLATVVQFYIGASFYIGAYRALSNNSANMDVLVALGTSAAYFYSVYGLIHSAVTGEPAELYFETSAVLITLIYTGKWFEALAKGRTTEALKKLLNLQAKEATVLRDGKEEKVPVDEVQAGDLLLVKPGEKIPVDGTVVHGISAADESMITGESLPVEKREGDPVIGATLNKNGILEVRAEKVGKDTVLHEIVKIVEEAQGSKAPVQRLADVISGIFVPIVVAIAVLTFIVWYAWAAPFDLSAALTASIAVLVIACPCALGLATPTSIMVGTGKGAEQGILFKGGGPLEAARAIDTVLLDKTGTVTHGKPEVTDFVSFRRSEDELLALLIAAEKRSEHPLASAIVAYGETKRLRAKRARDFEAMPGEGIQARVDEHFVFVGTRRWMAREGVSLAPKHEAALEELEADGKTAMVIAVDREAEGVVAVADTVKETAKRAIADLQAMGLDVCLLTGDNERTARAVAEQVGIERVIAEVLPKEKAEQVKRLQAEGRKVAMVGDGINDAPALAAADVGIAIGTGTDVAIETAGVTLVGGELGNAVKALRLSEKTMRNVKQNLFWALCYNAAGIPIAALGLLAPWVAGAAMAFSSVSVVTNALRLKRVKL; from the coding sequence ATCGCGATGGAAAAGAAACTTTCTTTGCACGTGACCGGCATGACGTGTGCGGCGTGTTCCGCGCGCATTGAGAAACGGTTGAATAAAATTGACGGCGTGAACGCGAATGTAAATCTTGCGTTAGAGCGAGCAGATATTGAATATGATGCCACGCGGATACAACCTGCGCAAATGACAGAAGCGATTGAAAAGCTCGGGTACGGCGTGGAAACGGAAAAAGCGGAGTTCGACATTCGCGGCATGACGTGTGCGGCGTGTTCGGCCCGAATCGAAAAAGGACTTTCGCGCATGGAAGGCGTGAACGCGGCGAACGTGAATCTTGCCGCAGAGACGGGCGTCGTTCATTATTACCCGGGGACGGTGTCCGTTCAGGACATGATCGACAAGGTGAAAAAGCTCGGTTACGAGGCAGTTGAGAGAGACGGTGACCGCGGCGAAGACCGGAAAGCAGCGGAAATTCGCGAAAAGCGCAACCGGCTCATTTTATCGGCGCTGTTGTCGTTGCCGCTTGTGGTCGGCATGCTGGCGCACTTCGGGGTGCCGGTCCCGGAAATTTTTACGAATATGTGGATGCAATTCGTACTCGCAACGGTCGTCCAGTTTTACATCGGAGCATCATTTTACATTGGAGCTTACCGGGCGCTTTCGAACAACAGTGCCAACATGGACGTGCTGGTGGCGTTGGGAACGTCTGCGGCTTATTTTTACAGCGTATACGGACTCATTCATTCGGCTGTCACGGGTGAGCCGGCGGAGTTGTACTTCGAAACGAGCGCAGTTCTCATTACTTTGATTTATACGGGCAAATGGTTTGAGGCGCTAGCAAAAGGGCGCACGACCGAGGCGCTTAAAAAATTGCTCAACTTGCAAGCGAAAGAAGCAACGGTGCTCCGCGACGGAAAAGAAGAAAAAGTTCCGGTCGACGAAGTGCAAGCGGGTGATTTGCTGCTCGTGAAACCGGGTGAAAAAATTCCAGTTGACGGCACGGTCGTTCATGGCATTTCAGCCGCGGACGAATCGATGATTACCGGCGAATCGTTGCCAGTCGAAAAGCGTGAAGGCGATCCAGTGATTGGGGCAACGCTTAATAAAAATGGCATTTTGGAAGTGAGGGCCGAAAAAGTCGGCAAAGATACAGTCCTTCATGAAATTGTAAAAATTGTTGAGGAGGCACAGGGGTCAAAAGCGCCGGTGCAGCGGCTCGCAGACGTCATCTCCGGCATCTTCGTGCCGATCGTCGTCGCCATTGCCGTCCTTACATTTATCGTTTGGTACGCTTGGGCCGCACCTTTCGATCTTTCCGCCGCTTTGACGGCTTCAATCGCGGTGCTCGTCATCGCTTGCCCGTGCGCGCTTGGTCTTGCGACGCCGACGTCGATCATGGTCGGAACCGGCAAAGGCGCCGAACAAGGCATCTTGTTCAAAGGCGGCGGGCCGCTTGAAGCTGCCCGTGCGATCGACACGGTTTTGCTCGACAAAACCGGCACGGTCACGCACGGCAAGCCGGAAGTGACGGACTTCGTCTCGTTCCGGCGCAGCGAGGACGAACTGCTTGCGTTGCTTATCGCCGCAGAAAAGCGATCCGAGCATCCGCTCGCCTCAGCGATCGTCGCCTACGGCGAGACGAAGCGTTTGCGTGCGAAGCGCGCAAGGGATTTTGAAGCGATGCCCGGGGAGGGTATCCAGGCGCGGGTCGACGAACACTTCGTGTTCGTCGGCACGCGGAGGTGGATGGCCCGCGAGGGCGTGAGCTTGGCGCCGAAGCATGAGGCGGCGCTTGAGGAGCTGGAGGCGGACGGGAAAACGGCGATGGTGATCGCCGTTGACAGGGAGGCCGAAGGTGTCGTCGCCGTAGCGGATACGGTGAAGGAGACCGCGAAGCGGGCGATTGCGGATCTGCAGGCGATGGGGCTCGACGTCTGCTTGCTCACCGGCGACAACGAGCGGACCGCGAGGGCGGTGGCGGAGCAAGTAGGCATAGAGCGGGTCATCGCTGAGGTGCTGCCGAAGGAGAAGGCGGAGCAGGTAAAGCGGCTGCAGGCCGAAGGCCGGAAGGTGGCGATGGTCGGCGACGGCATCAATGATGCGCCGGCGCTGGCGGCGGCAGATGTCGGGATCGCCATCGGGACGGGGACGGACGTGGCGATTGAGACGGCCGGTGTGACGCTGGTCGGCGGGGAGCTCGGCAACGCCGTGAAGGCGTTGCGGTTGAGCGAGAAGACGATGCGCAATGTGAAGCAAAACTTGTTTTGGGCGCTGTGTTACAATGCGGCCGGGATACCGATCGCCGCACTCGGCTTGCTCGCGCCATGGGTGGCGGGAGCGGCGATGGCGTTCAGTTCGGTGTCGGTCGTGACGAACGCGCTGCGTTTGAAGCGAGTGAAATTATGA